A genomic region of Nitrospira sp. contains the following coding sequences:
- a CDS encoding type II toxin-antitoxin system MqsA family antitoxin, whose protein sequence is MDGSPHQRNKAMTTYADCTFCGGEVEERHINYDYRRRDHLLILRNVPAGVCKQCGEKHFTPDVLRRMDQSFHKIFERAQQPDQVLDVPAVNF, encoded by the coding sequence ATGGACGGATCTCCGCACCAGAGGAACAAAGCCATGACCACCTATGCGGATTGCACCTTCTGTGGCGGCGAGGTGGAAGAACGACATATCAACTACGACTATCGTCGCCGTGATCACTTGCTCATCCTGCGAAACGTTCCAGCAGGTGTTTGCAAACAGTGCGGAGAGAAACATTTCACCCCCGATGTCCTCAGGCGCATGGATCAGAGCTTCCATAAAATTTTCGAACGAGCCCAGCAGCCGGATCAAGTCTTAGACGTACCCGCCGTCAACTTCTGA
- a CDS encoding Fic family protein: MNISEFKAGEYEQQYEYRSFSPTSINREWIVSDPEILTLLEEANRLIGELNAFSQLIPDVDFFVRMHITKEATTSSRIEGTQTNIEEALVGKLDVDPEKRDDWQEIHNYIEAINFSIKQLRQIPLSNRLLRETHAVLLQGVRGKHKQPGEFRTSQNWIGISLKHATFIPPHHQHVPDLMSDLEKFMHNDQIHVPHLIKVALMHYQFETIHPFLDGNGRLGRLLIVLYLVSFNLLQKPALYLSDFFERHKGEYYDQLMAVRTTHKLEPWLRFFLLGMRETIALSIQVFKDILALKERIERKHMPTFHVRRQTNAQTLMQSLYQSPVTTIKMVTNLIQAETNTAAALIDDFVKLGILKEFTGQRRNRLFIFDDYVRLFKR, encoded by the coding sequence ATGAATATCAGTGAATTCAAAGCAGGAGAGTACGAGCAACAATATGAATATCGGAGTTTTTCACCCACATCGATTAACCGGGAATGGATCGTATCCGATCCTGAGATTCTCACTCTCCTGGAGGAGGCTAACCGTCTGATTGGGGAGTTGAACGCGTTTTCTCAGCTCATCCCGGATGTGGATTTCTTCGTCCGAATGCACATCACCAAAGAAGCAACCACCTCCAGCCGTATCGAAGGCACCCAGACCAACATTGAAGAGGCGCTGGTCGGTAAGCTCGATGTCGATCCGGAAAAACGCGATGACTGGCAGGAAATACACAACTATATCGAGGCAATTAATTTCTCCATCAAGCAGTTGCGTCAAATTCCCTTGTCCAACCGCCTCTTGCGCGAGACCCATGCAGTGCTATTACAAGGTGTGCGCGGCAAGCACAAACAGCCAGGAGAATTTCGCACCAGCCAAAACTGGATCGGCATCAGCCTTAAGCACGCCACATTTATCCCTCCCCACCACCAGCATGTGCCGGACCTTATGAGCGATCTTGAGAAGTTCATGCACAACGACCAGATTCATGTCCCGCACCTGATCAAAGTTGCGCTCATGCATTACCAGTTCGAGACGATCCATCCATTTCTTGACGGAAACGGACGCCTAGGCCGCCTGCTCATCGTGCTCTATCTCGTCAGTTTCAACCTTCTGCAAAAGCCCGCGCTGTATCTCTCCGATTTCTTTGAGCGGCACAAGGGCGAGTATTACGATCAACTGATGGCTGTCCGAACGACGCACAAGTTAGAACCATGGCTGCGATTTTTTTTACTCGGCATGCGTGAGACAATCGCCCTCTCTATCCAAGTGTTCAAGGACATTCTGGCGCTGAAAGAACGCATCGAACGCAAGCATATGCCGACGTTCCACGTACGCCGCCAGACCAATGCGCAAACACTCATGCAATCGCTCTACCAGTCTCCGGTGACCACCATCAAGATGGTGACCAACCTCATCCAGGCTGAAACCAACACTGCCGCTGCGCTCATCGATGACTTCGTCAAGCTCGGCATTTTGAAGGAGTTCACCGGTCAGAGGCGTAATCGCCTCTTTATCTTCGATGACTACGTGCGGCTGTTCAAACGGTAG
- a CDS encoding pentapeptide repeat-containing protein codes for MYHRRRHEMNRLSLPTVIVGMIILIGLPASWAGAAGSPASNTTSLAVPLCKSAYKQKPVPAKTLQTLVRSHERWVEYRGNPDAKRMELCQADLSRAALAGANLERADLEGTVLRQAKLAQVNLAQASLAGADLTKALLEDSNLSGADLRRARLTGANLSRAIGDEAALFDAVLVGAKLREASFERAQFEGADLTSADLTDGNFVEAYFYGATLKGAVLVNTDLTGADLRRTVLTNANLHRANLQGALLDRAQLEGARLIETDMESAYLDEANLRDANLKEAILRGADLRYASLHGADLHDADLEGANLEQAALVKADVHSAKLRMAILYHAVLDEADFLDANLTRAILIEAKGLRTNFMNGDLSELYAPKSSFQHAQFNRATLESANFVGADLRGSNFSHSNMTHANLQDTNLQDATFVSGNLSGARLDSADLSRANFAGAILSSVIGLSQTQLNVACVDDKTKLPPGLSRPAPCSSAKKKGQP; via the coding sequence ATGTACCACCGAAGGAGACACGAGATGAACCGCCTTTCCTTACCGACCGTCATTGTAGGGATGATCATCCTCATCGGACTTCCCGCCTCATGGGCCGGAGCGGCAGGCTCACCTGCTTCTAACACGACGTCGCTCGCGGTTCCCCTCTGTAAGAGCGCTTACAAGCAGAAGCCTGTCCCGGCCAAGACATTACAGACCCTCGTGCGTTCGCATGAACGATGGGTGGAGTATCGGGGCAACCCTGATGCCAAAAGGATGGAGCTCTGCCAAGCGGATCTGAGCCGGGCAGCACTCGCGGGAGCGAATCTCGAACGGGCCGATCTGGAGGGTACGGTCCTGCGTCAAGCGAAGCTGGCTCAGGTCAACCTGGCTCAGGCTAGCCTTGCCGGGGCTGACCTCACCAAAGCCCTCCTAGAAGACAGTAATCTCTCCGGAGCCGATCTGCGCCGTGCCCGGCTCACTGGCGCAAATCTCTCCCGAGCCATCGGCGATGAAGCTGCGCTCTTCGACGCTGTCCTGGTCGGCGCCAAACTACGCGAAGCCTCGTTCGAGCGGGCGCAATTTGAGGGCGCCGATCTCACCTCTGCCGACTTGACCGACGGCAACTTCGTCGAGGCGTATTTTTACGGAGCAACCCTGAAAGGTGCGGTCCTGGTGAACACTGATCTGACAGGCGCCGACCTGCGCCGCACCGTCCTGACCAATGCGAATCTGCATCGGGCTAATCTTCAGGGCGCGCTGCTGGACCGTGCGCAATTGGAAGGGGCCCGCCTGATCGAAACCGACATGGAAAGCGCCTATCTGGACGAAGCAAATTTGCGTGACGCAAACCTGAAGGAAGCGATTCTTCGCGGCGCAGACCTTCGGTACGCCAGCCTACATGGCGCAGACCTGCATGACGCGGATTTGGAAGGAGCCAACCTAGAACAGGCCGCTCTGGTCAAGGCGGATGTGCACTCGGCGAAGCTCCGGATGGCTATTCTCTATCACGCCGTCCTCGATGAAGCCGATTTCCTGGATGCGAACCTCACCCGCGCGATCCTTATTGAGGCCAAGGGACTGCGCACCAACTTCATGAACGGCGATCTGAGCGAACTCTACGCTCCGAAATCCTCTTTCCAGCACGCACAGTTCAACAGGGCCACTCTGGAATCGGCCAATTTTGTCGGCGCGGATCTTCGCGGGTCGAATTTCAGCCACTCCAACATGACCCACGCCAACCTTCAGGACACGAACCTACAAGATGCCACATTTGTTTCGGGTAATTTGAGCGGCGCTCGACTAGACTCAGCAGACTTGAGTCGCGCGAACTTCGCGGGAGCCATCCTCTCGTCGGTCATTGGTCTCTCACAGACACAACTGAATGTTGCCTGCGTCGACGACAAGACCAAATTGCCACCTGGGCTCAGCCGTCCGGCTCCCTGCAGCTCCGCAAAGAAAAAGGGACAGCCTTGA
- a CDS encoding cytochrome c codes for MQSQYTENLFFIVGLWTLLVLIGLVLSPLYAQDYPPDITRGKSIYQHHCQDCHGLTGQGDGPTATSLKVPPADFQRFRSFLKSDEELLRTIEHGVVFSPMHSWRGQLTDEEMQDAVAYIRLLSQEGRSSIYSR; via the coding sequence ATGCAATCACAATACACCGAGAATCTATTCTTCATCGTGGGACTGTGGACCCTTCTCGTTCTGATTGGTCTGGTGCTATCTCCTTTGTACGCCCAGGACTATCCGCCGGACATCACACGCGGGAAATCGATCTATCAGCACCACTGTCAGGACTGCCACGGTCTTACCGGTCAAGGAGACGGCCCTACCGCCACTTCCTTGAAAGTCCCACCGGCTGATTTTCAGCGCTTCCGGTCATTCCTAAAATCCGATGAAGAGTTACTGCGAACGATCGAGCACGGTGTGGTCTTCAGCCCAATGCATTCTTGGCGCGGCCAGCTCACCGACGAAGAAATGCAAGACGCCGTGGCGTACATACGCCTTCTGTCGCAAGAAGGACGATCATCGATCTACTCAAGGTGA
- a CDS encoding zinc ribbon domain-containing protein: protein MPMYDYTCLDCGKESLIVVTLNEHAAGEVACPACGSKKLQQLFSSFIAHTTKKS, encoded by the coding sequence ATGCCAATGTACGACTATACGTGCCTCGATTGCGGGAAGGAATCGTTGATCGTGGTAACATTGAATGAGCATGCAGCAGGCGAGGTGGCATGCCCGGCCTGCGGAAGCAAGAAGCTGCAGCAGCTGTTCAGTTCCTTTATCGCTCACACCACGAAGAAGAGTTAG
- a CDS encoding universal stress protein, with amino-acid sequence MKLLLAVDGSDHSYEAVRALKYLARAEELHLVHVLDVPSPAYPMMIPEVAQELYESVERNMRDDGTRLLDRIVSLLPLDAGPVTKHLVVGSPVDQIVALSEQQKIHLILLGARGLGPIKERLVGSVSHRVLTFGSGAKLILPGPLKRLHHILLPLQGSYDADHALSFLQQKPFRTPPTITLFTVLPHTRPPWPVDAVSAEHMETHSLGKAKDFLDEIAAKLRPLGYQTRVATTLSTPVEGILQEAKALNPDLILAGSRGRRGITRMVLGSVSHALLHQGTYPLMIVG; translated from the coding sequence ATGAAGCTCTTACTTGCAGTGGATGGTTCAGACCATTCCTATGAAGCCGTGCGCGCCTTGAAATACTTAGCTCGTGCCGAGGAACTGCACCTCGTGCATGTGCTTGATGTTCCGAGTCCAGCCTATCCCATGATGATTCCGGAGGTAGCACAAGAACTGTACGAATCGGTCGAGCGCAACATGCGCGACGACGGGACTCGCTTGTTGGATCGCATCGTGTCCTTGCTGCCATTAGATGCCGGACCGGTCACGAAGCATTTGGTCGTTGGATCTCCGGTGGATCAGATCGTGGCGTTGTCTGAACAGCAAAAGATACACCTCATTCTCTTGGGTGCCAGAGGCCTTGGACCGATCAAGGAGCGGCTCGTTGGAAGTGTCTCCCACCGAGTGCTGACATTCGGATCTGGCGCAAAACTGATTCTTCCTGGCCCCTTAAAAAGGCTTCATCATATCTTGCTTCCCCTGCAAGGGAGCTATGATGCAGACCATGCTCTCTCCTTCCTTCAACAGAAACCCTTTCGTACTCCCCCCACGATTACCCTGTTCACCGTTCTCCCCCATACCAGGCCACCCTGGCCGGTGGATGCGGTCTCGGCCGAGCATATGGAAACCCATTCCCTTGGCAAGGCGAAAGACTTCCTCGACGAGATAGCCGCCAAGCTCAGACCATTGGGCTATCAAACCCGCGTGGCGACTACGTTGAGTACCCCGGTCGAGGGAATTCTTCAGGAAGCCAAGGCCTTGAATCCAGACCTTATTCTCGCAGGATCCCGTGGACGCCGCGGCATCACCCGTATGGTGCTCGGCAGCGTGTCACATGCGCTGTTGCACCAAGGGACCTATCCACTCATGATTGTTGGTTGA
- a CDS encoding universal stress protein, producing MPSGAFCHSRRMTSVAERHFSWRRNQWPSAHREGKELQTCGFPELSTIPDRVWRMASPLLNYSPGGSFMGKETNLFETILVPVDFSPCSDEAFRVACQLARLCGAAVLVLHVIDTSALAAFNRLGLLAVPSDAAPQRRRLRHHARLKVRQLLESKVATDVKITRLIVEGVPFVEIAKVARTGDIDLVVIGSYGGRSGSVDRIFFGSTAEKVVRTAGCPVLTVPLEASAPQRKSTR from the coding sequence ATGCCTTCTGGCGCCTTCTGCCACAGCAGGCGAATGACTTCTGTAGCAGAGCGCCACTTCTCTTGGAGACGGAATCAATGGCCAAGCGCCCATCGTGAAGGCAAAGAACTGCAAACCTGTGGTTTCCCCGAGCTCTCCACCATCCCTGACCGTGTTTGGCGAATGGCATCGCCCTTGCTCAATTATTCGCCAGGAGGATCGTTCATGGGGAAGGAGACAAATCTCTTCGAGACCATACTGGTTCCGGTTGATTTTTCCCCCTGTTCAGATGAAGCATTTCGGGTCGCCTGTCAGCTCGCTCGACTGTGTGGGGCGGCAGTGCTTGTTCTGCACGTGATCGACACCAGTGCGCTTGCTGCATTCAATCGATTGGGTTTGCTGGCTGTTCCATCCGATGCCGCGCCACAGCGCCGCCGCTTACGCCATCATGCCCGTCTAAAAGTGAGGCAGTTGTTGGAGTCGAAAGTAGCCACGGATGTGAAGATCACACGCCTGATCGTGGAGGGGGTGCCCTTCGTCGAGATCGCCAAAGTTGCGCGCACGGGGGATATCGATCTGGTCGTGATAGGAAGCTACGGCGGTCGGTCCGGCAGTGTGGACAGGATTTTCTTTGGCAGCACGGCAGAAAAGGTCGTTCGCACAGCCGGATGTCCTGTCTTGACCGTGCCGCTTGAGGCATCCGCGCCACAGCGGAAGTCCACGCGTTGA